tacaaaaaatgctattgttacttttgtcaccgttaccgttacttccatactactttgctactaaataccttgctggatatattaagtctttcaggtgtggttgaattgacaactcaactgctaatacttgagaatattctttggctccccttgtgtcgaatcaataaatttgggttgaatactctaccctcgaaaactgttgtgatcccctatacttgtgggttatcatggaccaaagcattagcacttagtgaatacatgaactcctcaaactacggtcatcatcgggagtggtcccgactattgtcactccgaggttgccggatcataacacgtagtaggtgactataacttgcaatatcggatcaattaagaacacaaatatattcatgaaaacataaagggttcagatctgaattcatggcactcgggccctagtgacaagcattaagcatagcaaagtcatagcaacatcaatcttagaacatagtggatactagggatcaaaccctaacaaaactaactcgattacatggtaaatctcatccaacccatcacggtccaacaagcctacgatggaattactcacgcacggtggtgagcatcatgaaattggtgatggaggatggttgatgatgacgatggcgacggattcccctctccggagccccaaacggactccagatctgccctcccgaggaagaacaaggcttggcgacggcttcgtatcgtaaaatgcgatgaatccttctctctgatttttttctccccgaaagtgaatatatggagttggagttgaggttggtggagatccagggggcccacaaggtcgaagggcgcgcccaggggggtgggcgcacccccacccttgtGACCAGTGTGTTGGCCCCCTTCTGctgattcttttgccaatattttttattaattccaaaagttATCTCCgagaagtttcaggtcattcggagaactttttattctgcacaaaaataacaccatggcaattctgctgaaaatagcgtcagtccgggttagttccattcaaatcatgcaagttagggtccaaaacaagggcaaaagagtttggaaaagtagatacgatggacaCGTATCAGTGCCCCCCCTCAGGTgactcttggctccagaaattctcttttattgtataaaaaatcctcgcaaagtttcgttccatttcgagaacttttatttctgcacaaaaacaacaccatggtagttctgctgaaaacaatgtcaatccggggttagtttcattcaaatcatgcaaattagagtccaaaacaagaggaaaagcgttaggaaaagtagatacgttggagacctatcagtacacatcaataacatgtatatcaaatatacctttgttcactctgccatccttcttatctgccaaattcttggggcagttctgcttccagtgaccagtccctttgcagtagaaacactcagtttcaggcttgggtctagacttgggcttcttcccgagAGTGAccacttgcttgccattcttcttgaagttccccttctttcccttgccctttttcttgaaactagtagtcttgttaaccatcaacacttgatgctctttcttgatttctacctccgcagctttgagcatagcgaagagctcgggaattttcttatccatcccttgcatattatagtacatcacgaagcctttgtagcttggtggcagtgattgaagaaccctgtcaataacactatcatctggaagattaactcccagctaattcaagtggttatgatacccagacattctgagtatgtgttcactgacagaactgttctcctccatcttgcagctatagaacttgttggagacttcatatctctcaactcgggcatttgcttgaaatattaacttcaactcctggaacatctcatatggtccatgacgttcaaaacgtctttgaagtcccgattctaagccgtagagtatggcacactgaactatagagtagtcatcagaCCGCGTCTGCAAGATGTTCAAAGAGTCTACATTAGCGGGAGGGGGcttgtcacctagcagtgcatcaaggacataattcttctgtgcagcaatgaggataatcctcaagttacggacccagtccgtgtagttgctaccatcattttcagcttagctttctctaggaacgcattaaaattcaagggaacggtagcacgggccattaaaatgcaaaaactatcaagactaagttcatgataaattaaattcaattaatcatattacttaagaaatcccacttagatagacatccctcgagtcatctaaatgatcatgtgatccatatcaactaaaccatgtccgatcatcacgtgagatggagtagttttcaatggtgaacatctctaggttgatcgtatctactatatgattcacgttcgacctttcggtctccagtgttccgaggccatgtctgtacatgctaggctcgtcaagtttaacccgagtattccgcatgtgcaaaactgtcttgcacccgttgtatgtgaacgtagagcttatcacacccgatcatcacatggtgtctcggcacgacgaactatcgcaacgatgcatactcagggagaacacttataccttgaaattttagtaagggatcatcttataatgctaccgccatactaagcaaaataagatgcataaaagataaaacatcacatgcaatcaaaatatgtgacatgatatggccatcatcatcttgtgcctttgatctccatctccaaagcaccgtcatgatttccatcgtcaccgacttgataccttgatctccatcatagcgccgttgtcgtctcgtcaactattgcttctacaactatcgctaacgcatagtgataaagtaaagcaattacatggcgtttgcatttcatacaataaagcgacaaccataaggctcctgccagttgccgataaattttataaaacatgatcatctcatacaataatgtatatcacatcatgtcttgaccatatcacatcacaacatgccctgcaaaaacaagttagacgtcctctactttgttgttgcaagttttacgtggctgctacgggcttctagtaagaactgttcttacctacgcatcaaaaccacaacggtgatttatcaagtttgttgttttaaccttcaacaaggaccggccgcagtcaaattcgattcaactaaagttggagaaacagacacccgccaaccacctttatgcaaaactagttgcatgtctatcggtggaaccggtctcatgaacgtggtcatgtaaggttggtccaggtcgcttcatccaacaataccgccgaatcaaaataagatgttggtggtaagcagtatgatgatcatcgcccacaactctttgtgttctactcatgcatatcatctacgcacaaacctggctcggatgccactgttggggaacgtagcatgcaaattcaaaaaaattcctacgctcacgcaagatctatctaggagatgcatagcaatgagagggggagagtgtgcacgtaccctcgtagaccaaaagcggaagcgtttgacaacgcggttgatgtagtcgaacttcttctcgtttcgaccgatcaagcaccgaacgtaccacacctccgagttctgcacacgttcagctcgatgacgtcctttgaactcttgatccagcaaagtgtcgagggagggTTCTGTCAGCACagcagcgtggtgacggtgatggtgaagtgatccgcgcagtgcttcgcctaagcactacgtgaatatgaccggaggcgtaaactgtggaggggggcgccgcacacggctaacaatggttgatttgtgttctaggcgccccctccccatgtatataaaggagggagggggagagaggcagcctagggcgtgcccaagtaggaggaatcctacttgggcccatTGTCCAATTCGgccttccccctttccttttaccggagggggaaaagagggaagagggaaggaggaaggaaaggggggccgaacccccacctccttctcctattcggcctcctaccataagaggggggcgccaccccttgtgggctggtgtgctcccctcctatggcccatatggcccatatcttcctcgggggggggggggggttccggtaacctccccggtactccgatatgtacccgatacatcccggaacacttccggtgtccgaatactatcatcctatatatcaatcattatcagtcgaaccgttatgacaacatacgttatttcCTTTGTcttcggtatgttacttgcccgagattcgatcgtcggtatcttcatacctagttcaatctcgttaccgacaagtctctttactcgttccgtaatacatcatcccgtaactaactcattagtcacattgcttgcaaggcttatcatgatgtgcattaccgagaaggtccagagatacctctctgatactcggagtgacatatcctaatctcgatctatgccaacccaacaaacaccttcggagatacctgtagagcatctttataatcacccagttacgttgtgacgtttgatagcacacaaggtattcctccgatatccgggagttgcataatctcatagtcaaaggaatatgtatatgacatgaagaaagcaatagtaataaaacttaacgatcattgtgctaagctaacggatgggtcttgtccatcacatcattctcctaatgatgtgatctcgttcatcaaatgacaacacatgtctatggttaggaaacttaaccatctttgattaacgagcttgtctagtagaggcttactagggacacggtgttttgtctatgtattcatacatgtgtcaagtttccggttaatataattctagcatgaataataaacatttatcatgatataaggaaatataaataacaactttgttattgcctctagggcatattttcttcaaaATCGTGGCAGAACTTTTGCTAAATGGGGTAAAACGGATGAAATCTCGCTAAATGGGGTAACTAGTATCAAAAATGTCAAAATCAAATGTAAAAATGGAATTCactcctttttatttttatttttctgtttcaaattttttaATTCATAAGAAAATTTTGGAATGTATTAACATTTCTTAGAATTCATGAATAATTATTCAATCATGAATTTATTAAGTTTTGGAACATTTTATAAATTTGGATGTGCAATcttcagaaaatgttcatgtgGCTTTTAAAAAGCTTTCACGCATTTCCACAAATTTGTTCACTTATTTTAATAAATCATTTATACTTTTTTATAGAAGTGTTTATGCATTTTTTTAACTTGTTCATAATTTTCCTAGAAACGTTCATATTTTTAGAGATAATCACACTTTTTGAAGAAAACTTTCCACATTTTTTTTGAGAAACATAAAACATTCCACGTGTTTGATTATAAATATTCTTGATGATTTTCTGGGAAAACGAAAAAACAGAATCAAAGTAAAACCCGCGCGGAAAACCACACAAGCACTCCCGTTACAAACGGTGCGCAGACGctgaactgggccggcccagccacgCCCGTTTCTTAAAAAAAGGGTATAGGATCGCCCTTAAATTGGTACTCGTATTGGTATCATATTCCCCACAAGATAAAATAAACGAAACGTGCTCCCCCGTGAGCCGAAACCCTAATTTCTTCCGATCCCCGAGTTGCGGCGTGATGGCGGCGTCGACGGAACGTCAATGCCAATCCGGGTGGCCTAACCTACGGAGAGGTCTCCTGCGCAAAGTCCTCTCCCGGCTCCCGTCCCTCGCCGACCGcgtccgcctccgcctccgcgccGTCTGCCGCCCATGGCGCACGCGCGCCACGCTCCagcctccgccccgtcgcccgctCCCCTGGCTCGCCCTCCCGGGCGGCACCGTCTTGGACTTCGCCAACAAGAACACGCACCGTCTGCGTATTCCAGACGACGACGGCGGCCCCTGCTACAGCGCCGGCGACAATATGTTCTTCCTCCACCACAACGACGGGCGGTGCTTCGTGGTCAACGGATTCTCCGGCGCCGCGACGCCTCTCCCCGAGCTGGCTGCTCTCCTGCAGTCTCACATGGTAAATCCCTGCGACGAGAAGAAGTCTGACAAGTTGGATCGCAAGTCGTATGACAATATGAAGATCAAGAAGGTGGTTATGTCCTCCGTGGCATCCTTACCGAATCATCATCGCGTTGTGGCCGTTCTAGCCAGTAACTGCTCTAAATCCAGAGTCTTTATTTCTACATGCCGATCGGCCGGCGAGATCAACTCGTGCCTTGTGATGCGGGAGAAATCCACCATCCTCGACATCGCCTTTTTTCAAGGGAAGATGTACGCTAATGTTCACATGTTCCAGGAGCTTGTCGCCGTCGATCTCAGAGATGGCTGCCTCGATAAGCCAACGCCGCCCGGCGTCGAACCCCAAGTGAAGGCATACACATCATGGATATGGCCCCCTGACCTACTACCGGATATGTATCTTAAGGATCTTTTCGACGACCCTAAGTCAGACGAGAAAGTCGAGCAATATCTAGTGGAATCCAATGGCAAGCTGCTGATGGTGAGGAGACGTTTCCTCCGAACTGGCCATAACAAATTGACTTGTCGGTTCCAGGTGTTCGAGGCGGACCTCAGGGACGGTCCCCGTCTTGGCCAGTGGAAGAAGGCCCGCAGTCTCCAGGGCCGGGCGCTCTTTGTGGGCACGCCGTGCTCCAAGTCTTTTCGTGCTTGTGATGTTGATGGAGCTCAAGGAGATTGTATCTACTTCTTGGTCGATCATGGCAATCCCCTTCGCCACTCTGCCGtctacaacatggtaaacaagaCGATCATGCCTTTGATACCGGTGTCAGTGTGGCGGAGTGTAAAGCTAACATGGGATAGCCAGCGGTTTCCGGCATGGTTTTTTCCGGTTGAAGTTTAGTTCTGTACAAGAAGTTGTCGTGCGATTTGCCGTGCCGTTGGATCTGGACGCATCTGAGTCATAGTTATTGTTTAACCCGTTGTTGATATTTGCTTATTGTACTTCGACTTTTTGGTGGGTTGATAATGTAGACCAAAACACTGTGTACCTCGACTCTGCTTATTGTTCTTTGCTCATTGTGTTCTGTTCGGTTTGTTTAGTGGTTCTGTCCATTTGTTTAATCTTTTTTAGTAGCAGAACATAGTAACTTTGATTATCTACAACATATTTGTTTGAAGCAAAAGATAGAAACTCAACGAAAAATGAAGCTACTAGATCTGCCGTTGTGTGATTGTTGCTATAATTTTGCTGTTGTTAAGTGCGAGTCATGATGATGAGCATAAACACCAGAGCAACATTGATGGTAACTGTAGAACTATGAAAAAATGTTGCAAGCAAGGTTTACCCTGATCAGACAATGTGATTTGTTGTTTCACAACATCAGTCAAGCATTAGTATTGTAATAACATAGGAACTGCAGCGGTATGTACGGCAAGCAAACATCTATCTAGCCAGCATATTTGTGAGATACAGTCATTTTGTTATTCTAGTagaataccatgccaactttcatggaATTTATATCATTGGCAAGTTTGAGACAATGATCAGGGCCAACGCTTCTGCATATACCTACACATACTAGCTAGTTTAATGCCCGTGTGTTGCCACAGGCCGACAATGCATCTATCACGAGCCCCTCAACTTCAGCTCCTCCTTCATTGCATTATTGCTTCGCTATGTTGTCACCCTGGAGCAAATATACGTCGTGTTTTTTCCCAGTCTACCATATTGCCATAGTCAGTCCCATCATCCCTAACCTATGGACTAACAAATGAATATATCACAAGCTGCTTGGCTTCAACTCTACATTGCCACCCAACTCCAAACTTGCATATGTTTTCTCCAAGTTCACCAAATTGCCATAGGCATTCCCATCAATCCCTAACTTTGAATGTCTTGCAACATTTGTCAAAAAGTATCGCGAGATTTCGTCTTGACCGCGAGCATATGGACATTTACCGTCTGAAAACAGGGCAGGCCGCCGTGGCGCGGACGGGGCTTGGTGGCAACGGCATCGTCGGCCGATCGTCTGTACACGGCGTGAGTGGAGCCGATCCTGCCGATTTCGGTGAGGTCCCGACCTATCTGCCCGATTCCGCGAGGATTGTTTCATTAATCTGTTATTCCGTACTCACTCAAATGTTGCTCAACGACAAGCTGGTGAAGCTTAAATATCACGCGCTGCAGGCCTCGAGACGTTTTGTGCTGAACCTGTTTCCGGATGGGTACTCGGTCGGTGGGCTCGACAAGGTCTCGATGCGAATCGCACTGACCGCTGCTGCTactgtttgtttgtttgtttgtttgttatTACTTGATGATGCTCAGTTGCTCATGATGGAATCTGGTTTTTTCAGTACAAGGAATGCTTGTGTTTCTGATTGGTGATGATCCAGAGGGGAAGCCCTATACTAGGGCGTCGAGAGCTTTGCTTTCTGTGAGTATGGTGCTTGTTTCCACAATGTCAGGGGGGAGAGGGTGGGGTGGTGGTGATTAATCATGAGTCGGTTTTCGAGTTACAGAGTTAACAGCAAGAAGGTAAAAAAGGAGTAAGCACTTTCCCTTGGGAGTGGGTGCTAGATTTTGCAGTCCATTCCAGTGCAACATAATTATGGGCGCCGGGGGCAAACACACCAGTCTCCAGACTATGGGAATTTTGACTGTCGCAATTTGTTACCCACACTATTCCCTTTTGCTGATGAGACCAGAGTATAGTATTATTATGCATACATTTCATAGAGCCACTGCACATTTTATATTTGTGGGAGTGTACATTTTATTTCTTTCATGTTATATTCTATCTTTGGGGGAACCAGATAGCTTTGGTTGCATGTTTACTCCCAGAAAGGAATATTTCTATTCAGAGCATCCTTAACAAGTTATGTTGTCCTGATGGCTTGCTTATTTCTGTTACAGTTTCTTGTAGTGCATCATCTGTGGATTTTATACTTTATAAATGTATTTTTACAGGATATTGAGTATGGCTGCCTGCCTAAAGATATCCTGCATGGTATCCCTTGCAAATGCCAAAACGGAATTATTGTTTGTGAGGTTAGCTAAAGTCATATTTTCCAACTTTAATGTATGTATTATCTCTGCTGATGTGGGCTTTCTTTACATTGTGATGTACCTAGGTGCGGGACTACAGGTCCTTCCTGTCGAGTGGGGGTGATTCTTCAGAATACGACTTCCCCAAATTGAACAGGATTGCTCTTAGATTGGGCACTGAATGTGTTGTCAATGATCTTTCCTTGATTGCGGACGCTTTGTGGACTTATCATGAGCAATTGATCAGCACTTCTGTAAACCTGGAAAGGCAAGGTTTAACTGTCATCTACTACTTCCGAAATCCCACCTGATTTATTTTTCTTATGCATATTTCAGATTGCCGAGTCGACCATCATTAATTCCTTGCAACCCAGGCTTAATTTTGACCATAAGTCATGCCTTGAAAAGCTTTGCAACCCTGTTAAGAAGGTACCCCTATTTTCAGTTCCTGGATCCTACTCAAATCTTTTGTTAACTTTAGAAAGTACTGCAATTTAACTTGCGCTTTTGTGCCAAATTGTATGCAAATAGATCGATTTAGGTCTATAGGGTGGACATCGAATGAAAGATACATCTCTTCTCAATACTTCTCCTGGCCCTCCTGAAAAATGCAAGCCCAAGGAATGCGACACCTGTGAAGGTGCAGCAGTATGCCCCACAAGTTGACAATGCAAAATCAACTGTAGTGTCTGATCCTGAAGATACTACACAATGCTCTTCTACCATTATCAACAATTCTGCCTAATGTGATAGAGAACAAAGTGCATCAAGTACTCCTGCTTCTGCTAATTTTCTTCAGAATCATGATCAGCAGGCGGACTTAGCTATCATGAAGGTTGATCATAAAAAGGTA
This genomic window from Aegilops tauschii subsp. strangulata cultivar AL8/78 chromosome 4, Aet v6.0, whole genome shotgun sequence contains:
- the LOC123493622 gene encoding uncharacterized protein, with translation MAASTERQCQSGWPNLRRGLLRKVLSRLPSLADRVRLRLRAVCRPWRTRATLQPPPRRPLPWLALPGGTVLDFANKNTHRLRIPDDDGGPCYSAGDNMFFLHHNDGRCFVVNGFSGAATPLPELAALLQSHMVNPCDEKKSDKLDRKSYDNMKIKKVVMSSVASLPNHHRVVAVLASNCSKSRVFISTCRSAGEINSCLVMREKSTILDIAFFQGKMYANVHMFQELVAVDLRDGCLDKPTPPGVEPQVKAYTSWIWPPDLLPDMYLKDLFDDPKSDEKVEQYLVESNGKLLMVRRRFLRTGHNKLTCRFQVFEADLRDGPRLGQWKKARSLQGRALFVGTPCSKSFRACDVDGAQGDCIYFLVDHGNPLRHSAVYNMVNKTIMPLIPVSVWRSVKLTWDSQRFPAWFFPVEV